In a genomic window of Temperatibacter marinus:
- the cutA gene encoding divalent-cation tolerance protein CutA, translating into MEDLVTLYVTFPNHDDASRICTHLVSKDIIACANLIEGGQSLYKYDGVVNFEDEVVAFMKTHKFRVQDAIDMITELHSYKVPCITQLDIQGGHPDYLKWVSSSVSLQ; encoded by the coding sequence ATGGAAGACTTGGTAACACTTTATGTGACATTTCCAAATCATGATGATGCTTCTCGTATTTGTACGCACCTTGTATCGAAAGATATCATTGCCTGTGCAAACTTGATTGAAGGTGGTCAGAGCTTATATAAATATGATGGCGTTGTTAATTTTGAAGACGAGGTTGTGGCTTTTATGAAAACTCACAAATTCAGAGTTCAAGATGCCATAGATATGATCACAGAACTTCATAGCTATAAAGTACCTTGTATCACGCAGCTTGATATTCAAGGTGGACACCCTGATTATTTAAAATGGGTTTCTAGTAGTGTTTCACTTCAATAA